A window of the Procambarus clarkii isolate CNS0578487 chromosome 19, FALCON_Pclarkii_2.0, whole genome shotgun sequence genome harbors these coding sequences:
- the LOC138366292 gene encoding GATA zinc finger domain-containing protein 14-like — protein MNINSSSNIINNNNNTNEHNNTSEHNTNEHINTSEHNTNEHINISEHINTSEHNTTSEHNNTSEHNTNEHINISEHINTSEHNTTSEHNNTSEHNTNEHINISEHINTSEHNNTSEHNTTSEHNTNEHINISEHINTSEHNTTSEHNTNEHINISEHINTSEHNTNEHINISEHINTSEHNTNEHINISEHINTSEHNTTSEHNTTSEHNTNEHINISEHTNISEHNTTSEHNTNEHINISEHINTSEHNTTSEHTNISEHNTTSEHNTTSEHNTNEHTYISEHINTSEHINISEHTNISEHNTTSEHNTNEHINISEHNTNEHINTSEHNTTSEHTNISEHNTTSEHNTNEHTNISEHNTTSEHNTTSEHNTNEHINISEHINTSEHNTTSEHNTTSEHNTNEHINISEHINTSEHNTTSEHNIIDHWHQYTQ, from the coding sequence tgaacacaacaacaccagtgaacacaacactaatgaacacatcaacaccagtgaacacaacactaaTGAACACATCAACATCagtgaacacatcaacaccagtgaacacaacaccaccagtgaacacaacaacaccagtgaacacaacactaaTGAACACATCAACATCagtgaacacatcaacaccagtgaacacaacaccaccagtgaacacaacaacaccagtgaacacaacactaaTGAACACATCAACATCagtgaacacatcaacaccagtgaacacaacaacaccagtgaacacaacaccaccagtgaacacaacactaaTGAACACATCAACATCagtgaacacatcaacaccagtgaacacaacaccaccagtgaacacaacactaaTGAACACATCAACATCagtgaacacatcaacaccagtgaacacaacactaaTGAACACATCAACATCagtgaacacatcaacaccagtgaacacaacactaaTGAACACATCAACATCagtgaacacatcaacaccagtgaacacaacaccaccagtgaacacaacaccaccagtgaacacaacactaaTGAACACATCAACatcagtgaacacaccaacattagtgaacacaacaccaccagtgaacacaacactaaTGAACACATCAACATCagtgaacacatcaacaccagtgaacacaacaccaccagtgaacacaccaacattagtgaacacaacaccaccagtgaacacaacaccaccagtgaacacaacactaaTGAACACACCTACATCagtgaacacatcaacaccagtgaacacatcaacatcagtgaacacaccaacattagtgaacacaacaccaccagtgaacacaacactaaTGAACACATCAACATTAGTGAACACAACACTaatgaacacatcaacaccagtgaacacaacaccaccagtgaacacaccaacattagtgaacacaacaccaccagtgaacacaacactaaTGAACACACCAACattagtgaacacaacaccaccagtgaacacaacaccaccagtgaacacaacactaaTGAACACATCAACATCagtgaacacatcaacaccagtgaacacaacaccaccagtgaacacaacaccaccagtgaacacaacactaaTGAACACATCAACATCagtgaacacatcaacaccagtgaacacaacaccaccagtgaacacaacatcaTTGACCACtggcaccaatacacacagtaa